The Aptenodytes patagonicus chromosome 10, bAptPat1.pri.cur, whole genome shotgun sequence genomic sequence GCACGTGGGTGAGCGGCGACGCTTGGCAAGAGTGGGGATCCACAACCGCGTCCCCTTCTCCCCTTGCTGGTCGTGTTCCTGCCCCTTGCTCTCCTGCTGTTGTGCTGGAGCTGGATGCGCGGGGGTCCCGCTCTCCGCAGGGATCAGCGGCTCAGGGTCCAAGACCCAGAAGGTGCTTGGAGTGGACAGCTGGGCCTTCAGATATGGGGTCATCTGTGGCAtgcttgttttcctgcttccctcTATTTTGCCATCTGTGAAATTGGTGTTTTCTCCGTTTCTGCCAGGTTTCCTTCCCAGCATCCCCACAGAGCGGCCCTGTTCATCTGCCAAGGGTGTTTGGCGACCAGGGCTTGCTGGTGTAAAGAGAGATTtagctgctctccctgctcttcCCACCTTCCCAGGGTGGGACGTTGTCCTCGCTGATCCTCCGTGTCCAGTGAAGCGCGACAGTGTGCCGGTGCTCGAGGTCGGACCTCGGGAAGGGAGGACGATTTAGTTGTCAAATAAAGCCGGTTTCATGACACTGCACCGACGTGCTCACAAGCACTGAGGCGGGAGGTCCAAGTGGTCTGCAGAGGGCTCCTTGCGACGACACCGAGGACAAGGGACGCGGCCTGCGGTGTCCTCCTCGTGTTGCTTGGAGTCCTCAGGCTGATGTGGGATTTACGTCCCCTTTAGGGAGCTCTTTGTCCCTGTCCTAGCCCACCTGCGAGTCAATCCggtcccttcccctgccctttgCCTCCCAACCTCGGCATCGCTGGCGAAAGCAATCAACGTGTCCCCTCGCCCTTCGTGCAAGCCATTAATTAATTACCGCACGGAGCGGCACTGGGTGTGAGGCAGACCACCGCGGGAACCCAGGCGGGGCGATGGGGACGGTGGCTTCAGACCTGCCTGGGACGGCGGGGAAACTTCCCGCTctcggggcggggaggggggaaagcgAGGTGGGATTTTCGATATCCCGGCGAGCGGCCCCGCAGCTGCACGGCTGAGCCGAGAGATGGGGAGAACGGCAGCGcggcagctcctccagcagccctgggagcgGGACTGGTGGCGACCCAGAGGGAGGAATAACTCCTGCTGTATCGCCAGCGCAGCCTGCTGCGGCCCCTGGGGTTTCTTAGATGGTTTTCTCATTGAAGTACCAACTTCCCCGGCCTCGCTCGCAGGCGGTGGCGAACAGCCCCGCGCCCTGGCAGGCCCGGTGGCTCCTGTCTGTTTGGCGGGGGGGCACGCCACAAAGCGCCCCCGGGCACGCGGGCGCGGGCGTGAGCTGCGTGCGGGTGCGTTACCTGCTGCTGCGGCTCCGTCGTGCGTGGTTAAGGGATGGGTAAGGTGGCTTAAAAAGTAGTAACGGTCCCAAAACGCTGGCCGCTGCGACGCGGAGCTGagagcggggggcggcgggggccctGCGGGACCCCGGCCTGGAGCGCGGCAGGGCGTGGACGTGGGGTCCCTTAAATCCGGTGGGACCCGCGGGCTCCCCTTAGCCCTGCCGGGGTCTGCCCCGCAGGGGGTCTCCCCCGCCCCATCCACCCCTTACGGTGCCCGCGCCCCGGGTAGGGGTTACTGCACCCCTGCTCCGTAGAGACCGGCCCCGCCCCACCCTCTGGGGCCCCACCCTCTGGGGCCCCACCCTCTGGGGCCCCGCCCCCTTCCCTcggccccgcccctcgccgccgccgccggcggcaggACCCTGGACAGCGGCGGCGCTTGCTCTCGCGAGATCTCGGCCCTGCCCGTagcccgggccggcggcggcgccgcagTCTCGCGAGAGCGCGGCCGCTGCGGCAGGAGCAGCGccaggcgggcgggcggccgccgccacccgccgcgggacgggtcgggtcgggtcgggtcgcgCCGCGCCACGCGGGTGAGtcccggggccgtggggagggggggggggagcgagcggtCGGATGCTTCCCCCGCGGGGGGCGACCGCCCTCTGCACCGACCCCCCCCCTCCTCTACACCCCActcggaggggggggggggggggacggacgcgGCGTGGAGGCGCCCACGGGGCCGCCCGCACCCGCGTGGGTGCAATCGCCTGCCGGGGCCGGAGCGTGGGGCAGTCCCCCGTCCTTCCTTAGCCAGGCCGCTGCTGGGAGGCCAGCGCCCGGCCGTCGGGGTGGGGTGCGTGGGGCACGCGGCCCTTCGCCCGTGGGAAACCCACGGGCAGCCATCCCCGCCGGGGCCGAGCCCTGCTTGCCCTCCCCGAGCGATCGCACCGGGGGGGCTGGCACCCCAGGCACCCGGAGGGGATGTTGGGGTTTCTCCTCGGCGTTATCCCCCGGGGGTGGTGCATTGCAAAAGGCCCCCTCACCCCCATTttgcaaacccccccccccctccattttgcAAAAGGCCCCTCACCCCATTTTGCGAAAGGCCCCCCCGGTTTGCAGCCCTCCCCCAATTTTGCAAAAGCCCCTTGTTTTTGCGAAGCTCCTGCGGCGCCAGGGCAGGTGTCGGGGCGGGGGGCACGCCCCGGCCGCGTGTCCCCCGCTCCCGGCGCACGTGCGTGGGGGCCGCGTCGCCGAGCCGCTGCCTGCGGAgacggcaggcaggcaggcaggcaggcagctcgTATTTATAGCGCCGGGGGGATGGAGTCGTCCGTGGGCTGTCGGACGTCGGCACGCCGGCGAGCCGCGGGGGTTTGCTTTGCCTGGCCGGTGTCTTTGGTGATGGTtatggggcgggagggggggtgCTGCCCCGGCAGAGACCCCCCCAAATCCTCCGGAGAGCCCGAAGCACCGACCGCTGGGACCCCGCGTGGTGAGAAGGGTGTTCCCTGCTGCCATTCCTCTGCCTGAGATAGCCTGGGAGAGGGCAAAACCTGCAGGCAGCATCTGGCAGAGCCGTGCAGGCAGGTGGGGATACACAGAGCCGCCGTCTTCACGCTTATATTTAAAACCTCAGcttttaacttctgctttcattttgctcAATTTTCACTGCTGGGACAGGGCTGAGCGTGGTCTGGGACCGTCCTGGGCCCCCGAGCTCCCCCCTCTCCCACCTGCAAGATGCCACACAAGGTGCCAAACGACATGAGTAATCGTTAAGCCAGCACTCAAGTGACTCATTAGTGACAGTcaccactgatttattttttttccagctgatacTTTCAGCTGATTTCCCTGCTCCCTTTTGGCCCGATTTCTGGCTTGGGCTTGCAGAGGTGGGAGCTGTGATGCCGTCAGGAGGCAGCCAGGTAGTCCCCCGTGCTGGAACTCTttgcaaaaagagaaattaaaaaaaaaacaaaaaaaaaaaggttttgggcCAGGTAATGAACTTGAGGATTTCAAACTGCCCACGGCTGCCTCCGGTGGGGCTGCATCCCTCCCATCCAGCCTGGCCCCTCTCCCGGGGCTGGATGTAGGTCAGTCGGGAGTGGGAGGTTATGTCTGCGCCCTGCCCCACGTCGCTGGATCTTCTCTTAATCTTCCGCCTTAATAACCGGCGCGTAAGCCTCAGGCCGTAGGAGCCGGGATTTattctgcctccagccaggtgccGGCAGTAAGCCTGGACGTGTGAATACCGTAGAGGAAAGTGTCTGCATAAATAAAGCAAACTGCCCCGTTACAGCGCTGTCCTTGAGCTATTTTGGAGCAGCGGGAAGGTGAAGGCTCTTCGGGGAGGTACCTTGCCACTTCACGTCATTTTTTCTCTCGTTTCCCTCCAGCTTTGGTAAAGCtcccaggtttttttccctacttttccTGTGGAACGGAGAGGCGGAGCGTGTGCCGGCATGGCaggtacggggggggggggagggggggtctCCGGTGGGGCTGCCCCTCGCCTCTGAAGCCCACCTGGGGCTTTACTGGCCGTAATGTCACCTTGTCAGTCCCCGGTGGGGTTGTGGGTGTCCACGCTTGCAGGATCCACGTGGCCAGCGAGGGCTAAATTTGTCTTGATGcttgtgggtgggtgggtgggtggtggttaCGAGGGGAAATCCTTAATTCCCGCGTGAAACTCATCAGTTCTTGAGGCCGAACGAGACTAATTAGGAAGACTCTTGATTTACATTCAGCTCCGTGCAGTGCCCAATGCTGGTGAAACTTTTTATTGCAGAAAAAGTGAACAACTTCCCTCCCCTGCCGAGGTTCATCCCCTTGAAGCCGTGTTTCTACCAGGACTTCGATGCGGAGATCCCGCCGCAGCACCGGACCATGGCCAAGCGGCTTTACTACCTCTGGATGCGTGAGTCGCTGGGCAGGGAAGGGTTCGGGTGGGTTTGCGTTTGCTTCTCCTCTGGAAAGCACCGGTTGAAAGAGCAGAGCAAGATCAGGGGAAGTCCTTCTGCCCCTCCAGGCCCTGGTGTCTCCTGTTAAAACCCGTTGGGGATGGGATGAGGGCTGCAGCATCCCATGGGCTTCAGCCCTTCCAGCCTCCGGGACGGAGGTGCGGAGCTGGCTCGGCATCCGAGGGCCGTCGGTGACCTTGACGTCCCGCGGGAGCCCGCTGCGAGGAGGAGATGGCTCGGCCCCCACACGTCCTCCTGCTGAAGGATTTACTCCCCTCTTGGTCTCGCTTGGCTGCTGGCCTCGTCCCGCCAGAGAGCTGCCAAGGCTCCGCTGGGTTTCTTCGGCAgccgggctggggaagggctttCTCTGCCACCCCAAGCTCCTCGGCAGCCCTTCGGCAGCGGCCTGAGGCTGAGATGGAGGGCCAGGACTGGAGAGCCAGGGTGCCTGCTCCCCAAAACAGGGGAGCCCGGGGCTTCCCCCAAAGCCGGGTCTTGCCTGTTCCTCTTGCATGCCTTGGTGTGCCGTGCTGTGCTAACAGAGCGCTCACGTCTTCTAACTCTCAAAACTAGCCTGGATCTCTCTTGCTTACCGGAATCGGGTGGGGAAAAGAGCCGGAGGGACAGATTGCGCCCCGACGTATGTGGAAACGTTACTGAAGATGCTGCTAATTGCTGTGTGCAGCTCGGGGCAAGCTGGCACCAtcgttttatttttatttagaagagcTTAGTTCCTTAATCGGGCGTTTTTCCCTGAACTTTGGAAGCGTATCAGTGCCCAGGGAGTGCCCTGCGCTTCGGAGGCAGGCTACGAGGAGCCGAGCTGGCACCGGAGAGGTCGGGCGTTCCTGCTTTCGGCACGGCGCCAGGCTGGCACCCCTGGGGCGGTGCCTTGCTTCGGCTTTTGGGGACCGCATCCCATTGGGAAGGTGACCCTAGGGTAACTTCCCCCACCGTGTCAGGAGGGTTAGCGTTAGCTGTTctgtgaaggaggaggggaaaaaaaaaaaaaagttgtgcttCCCTGGAGAAGCTGCCTCCGGGGTGTTAAATCCCTTCCCCGTCTCAGTCTGGCTGTTCTGGCTCTGCTTAATTTAACAGAGCTCAGTTCTTGCTCCAGCTTCTCCCGCAGCACAAGGACCAGCTCTCTGAGCCAGTCGCCTTGTCTGTTGTTTTCTGTCTCCGGAGCTCCTCTCTGGATCATTTTCTCCCCAACTCCCCCGCAAACGCCCAGCCAGCCGCAAGCACGGGGAGGCTGAGAGGTCCCCTCGGTGTCCTTGGGGGCTCTAGGGAGCAGCGGGCGCCTGGTCAGCCCGGCCAACTGAGCTCCCTTTCTTGCCAGCTGCAGCTCTCTTGCAGGCGGCGGTGGGAGGGTTTTAATTCTCGTCAGAATAATGAATCATTCTCAAAAATCGGAGGCGTCAGAATGCAGATGAGCCTTCCCTGCTTTGTCCTGTGTCTGCTAAGCTGGGCTTCATAGTAATAGCCCTTGTATCGCTTAGCCCCGAGCAGGGGTGGGAGACGCAAACACGCCACCCCAGTGAACTGGCGAGGCAGGGGCCGGGAGTTCAGGACTTCAGCTCtcagctcggggggggggtgttagcTCGGGGAACTCTTGCACAAGCTCCTTCAGCGAAACCGTAGCTGGAGGCAGGCGAAAAAGCTTCACTCCGATTCCTCCAGCTTCCTTCCGTTGGTGGAAACGTGCCCTGGCTCACCGGCAGCGGGAGGATACGGCTCTTCCCTGTCCTCGGAGCCCCGCGAGCCCCGGACCTGCTTCAGACATTACAACTCCGAGCGatgtagtatttatttttttttcccctcctgctcctcagcTGAGGTTAGACCCCCTTCGGCTGAGCCAGCCCGGGGCTGCTCCCCGGCCTCAGCCAGCTTAAGTTAAGGGAGATCCAGCTAGAGTAACGCGTTGCCGGCCGAACCCGCTGGAGGTCAGCCCCGCGTGGGCCTCCCTGGGGTCGGGGTCTAGCGGTATCGCACCGACCCCCTTGCGTACGCGCTACTGTgctccctctgtgtgtgtgtgtgtgtgtgtgtttgcagtgAACAGCATCACCTTGGCGGTGAATCTCGTTGGCTGCCTCGCATGGCTGATTGGAGGCGGTGGAGCTGTTAATTTTGGACTGGCAATTCTCTGGCTCATTCTCTTTACGCCCTGCTCCTATGTCTGCTGGTTTAGACCTATTTACAAAGCTTTCAAGTAAGTGGTCACACCTGAGCCCGGCTTCTCgtggtcttttgtttgtttgttcgttttcCTTCCTAAACGGTTAGCGCTTAGCACCGCCCGAACATTTGGGGGAATTTCTGCTCTTTCTGGCCGGCCCTTTAGCTTTACTTTCCAACCTTCAAAGCGAGGCTGTTTGGGACTTCCCGAGGGCCAAAACCCCAACCATGCGATATAAAGACACCCTACGTGTGCCTCTGCGCAGCGTCAGGGGGAGCGGCGAGGATGCAGTTGGGGTGCCAActctctctcccctcccgccCATCCTCGAGgcttcttttatatttttccacGAGTCCTCGAGGTGCTTCTATTGATTATCTGTGCTGCCGAGGTCAATCCCCGGCGCGGTATCCCCAGATCTAGAAAACTGGGAGTGTATTTCTTCCCCGTGCGGGAAGGTTGAGTCTGGTGGTGGGGCGGTGCGAGCCGAGAGCCGTGTCTGAACGCGGACGCCCTCTCGCCTGATGCGCAGAGCTGGCCGAGCCGTGGGGAGGGTCTGGTGGCCCGTGGCTTTCTCAGGCGCCCCTTCACCACCTTCAGCCTCTCGCAGTTTCTCCCTTGCCTGCATTTTTCTCCggtgcctgctgcctgcaggcagctccgcTTCTCACCACCTTCTCGCTAAACCACAGCCGCTTCTGCCCCGAAAGGGTCCGAGACGTGGGAGCACCTCCCTTCCCTTGCAGTGCAGCAGGGGTGGAGGTGCAGGGAGCGACCGAGCCTTCTCTTGCAGGACAGACAGCTCGTTCAGCTTCATGGCCTTCTTCTTCACCTTCATGGCCCAGCTGGTGATCAGCATTATCCAGGCAGTGGGAATCCCCGGCTGGGGCGTCTGGTAAGGAAGATGCTGCTCCCGTGTCGGGTGCGAGGACAGTCACCGTTGAGCTGCTGCTGCGGCCTCTCGGTGTTTTAACATCCTCAGCGCTTCAGTAGCTTCCCTCCTCGGGGAAGACGGTttgaggagctgggagggatgcTGGCAGGCTGCGGCGTGCAGAGCCAGCCGGGAAAGCCCCGGGCTGCTGAACGGACCGGTCGTTTTCGTCTCCTTGCAGCGGCTGGATTGCAGCGATTTCCTTCTTCGGGACCAACGTGGGGTCGGCCGTGGTGATGCTGATCCCCACCGTCCTGTTCACGGGGATGGCGGTCTTCTCCTTCATCGCTCTCACTATGGTACGGGAGGAGAGGGGGGTGCCGCGTTGCTTCGGGGAGCCCTTGCCGCCAGCCCGGAGGGTCAGCGCGAGCTGCCGTCCCTCAACGCCtctggatttttctctttccaaccTGCTACAGGTGCATAAGTTTTaccgggggagcggcgggagcTTCAGCAAAGCCCAGGAGGAGTGGACCACGGGGGCGTGGAAGAACCCCCAGGTCCAGCAGGCAGCACAGAGCGCGGCCATGGGGGCGGCGCAGGGGGCCATGATGCAGCACGAGACGCAGTACTCGGCCACCCCGAACTACACCTACTCCAACGAGATGTGAGCAGCAGGACTCTGTCCTCGGGCGAAAGAtctgggggggaagggaggaggaggaggaggaggaggaggaggatgaggatggctGAGCCGAGTTTCtgcagctatttcagaaagtcgGAGTGTACCATAACGGTTCTTCTTTTCCCATTCTTTGTAACGAGATCcttttggactttttcttttctccctcccgTTACTGTCTTgagctcttcctttctcttttatttttcactttgaagaGGCCGCGAGTTGACCTGCAGGGCTCTTGCTGTGCGCGGTAGTAAGTGTACGTTCACGtgtcttctttttcccctgtgaaataGTGTACGGTGGTGGTTTTTTAATTACTGTGGTGATAGGCGTACGTTAGAACTACATCAGCCAaaagccccccccacccccccacccccaaaaaggaaaagagaaaaaatagcaaCCAGCACCCACCTCCCCGCTTGGAATAAGCGCTGAACCACGGGTTTCCGACGTGTGCGAGTTTTCCCTTTCAGCTGGTAGCGTCCGGCCACTTGCCGCTGTCTCAGCAAGGGCAAGCAATCCCGGGAATTCgcccttttcttttgctttccaacTAGCAGGTGGCCGGCtgatttagcatttaaaaaaaaaaaaaaaaaaaaaaaaaagaggaggaaaacgaTAAAAAGAAACCTTAAATCCTGCCGTCGATACGCTGAAAGCCAAGAGGTTCCTAATCTTCACCCTGGCTCAGGATCTGCAACTTCTCTCAGCGTGTGGCGTTGTAAATGAGTAGTTCACGTTTTGACGTGGAAGGCCGGTATTCGTGCGCGACCGTGGGCAGGAGCCCCGGCGCACCGCGTGCGCCCGCGCGTCTCGGGGAGCGAGgacggggttttttttccctgccggGATACAACCGTCCCGTTCCAGATTCTGCATCCCGAGTccgtttttggtttgtttttttttttaaaggcttctaTTTTGAAAAGCGGCTCTAAAGCCGGCGGAGCGGTTCTCAGAGGACCTATTCTTGGGTAAGGCTCTGGGTCAAATCTTGCCGCCCCGTAGGCAAGCACATACAACCAGTCTCACTGACCACGTAAATAGCGAGGCCAAGGTTTGTCCCCGTTAGCTTTTGAGGCGTGCGCTGATTGGAGGCTCTTTAGGAAACCTCCAGGCTGGTGGGACGGATTCCTGCTCGCCTGCGCTTCTAAAAAGCGCGGCGAAACGTGGCCGTGTATTTTCCTGGTGCAGAGATCCTCGCTCCCGTCAGCCCCGAATCCCTGCCCGGTTAGGGGAGGCCGGGCTTTAAATAACGATCTCGCACCTTAGCGGGAGGCAGCCGAGCTCAGACAAACACCTCTCGGGCTGCGGCAGCCGGGGAAGGTGACCGGCAGGCCCTGGAAAAGGTCGGTTCGTAAACGGGAGCTGACGGACGCTGCAGGGCGGGAGCAGGGAAAGCTCCTTCTCAGAGATGCTTTTCAGACTCTAAATGCACTTTAAAGAAGCCAAATTTTTCTCCCAAGCCCTAGAAAAGCAGCCCGAACAGAATCCGATCCGGCCCCTTGCCTCAAACGGCTCCTGCCCGCTGCAGGCGACGAGCTCGGCCTGCCACCGCTCGTGCCCGCAGCCAGCCGGAGCTGCGCGAGTCCCCGGCCCCTCGCCCCGTCCCCTCTAGCTGTCCGGTGATGCTTGTCTGCGACTCCCACCCGCGAGAATCGCCCCACAGAGGAACTTCTCTCTTCCAGCGAAGCACACCAAGACCAGTTTCCTTTTTAAGGGTCTCTCTTCAGTCATTCCGCAGTAGGCAGTTGTCTCTCGACAAGACTAAAATGCAGCTAACGATAAAAtgcctgtctctgtgtgtgtgtgtgtgtgtgtgtgtgtatatacgtgtATAAAATGTAAGGAGAAAAGTAATCCTTTGCTGAGCCTATTATGTACTTAATCAGGTTTAAATATTGTGCAATTCATTTATAGCTAGCCTAAAACTTACTATGCCAAATCACGTGCTCTGTCATCCGTGTCCGAGAAATGATGGATTAAGTGACTTCACCTTTTGCATTTACAGCAAGATGCATAAATAATAACTGTAACAAGCTGTAACTAACAGACATTGCTTCGGCATCTAACCCTCCTCTCCGGTGTGTCTCCTGAACGTGCGAGCGCCGACCGCCGGAACGTGGCCCCGTGGCTCCGGCCTCCCCGCCCTGCCAGCGGAAGCCGGGCGAGACGCCGTACCCCCCGCTCTCGCCGCGCTTATTTTGAATCTGCCGCCGCTTTAGGCGCGGCCTCCCTCGGTTGTGGAACCCACCGATCCGCAGGGTGGGAGAGCCGACGCTGGGCCTTTCCGCGGCCGGGTGAGGAGGCAGCTCCGGGCTAGAGCGCGCTGGAGGTTTTACGGATGGCCTCCGCTGCTTTAGCGAGCTCCTGCCGTTGCTTTTCACGTCCCAGAGTCGGCGAGGCAGAACCCTCTCTGCCTCTTGCCTTTTTTGCTGCTTATTTGTAGCCGACACCATATGGGGGATGCCCAGAGAGCAtcctgggaagggctggggaccGCCCGCTGCCCCAGATCTGTCGCGCTTCTGCTCCGGACGATAGGCAGGCAGCCCCCTAACCCGCCTTCCCCCCGCCAGCTCTCGGCGGCTGCCCCCAATCCCGGAGGGAAGGTTTCGCTCCTGGTCTGTAACGCTTCCCCGGCCTCCTCTTGCCACCGGCAGCTGCCCGCCGCCTCTCGTGGGGATCCAGGAGCAGCCGGCGGCCCCGCACCCCTCGGGcactctcctcttctcccccctacacgctgcccccccccccccagcagcgaGTTTTCTGTTGCCCCCCGACAGCTCTGAAGCCTTGCCGTGAGCTGGGGTCCTCCCTCAAACAGCTTGCGGAGGAGCCAGGAACCACCTGCCTGCCCTTGCGGAGGTCCCTCGCGTGGGCTTTTCCTCCCCAGCGCTGCGGAGCGGCTGCCGCTGGGCTGTGAGGgggagcacacacacacaccaccccccccccccccccgcaagccCCTCTCGGGCTGCCCCTCAGCGCTTTGAAGCGCCGGCAGCGGAGCCGCAGCCGGTCGAACCCAACTCTCcgggggctggcggtgcctgcggggcggcgggaagggccccggggcgggcagggggtgTCCGGGCcggcagggggggtggggggggtggggggtgggcaCACAGAGGCCCGCCATGCCACCGCCGCCATGCCGCCTCCTctgccgcccgccgcggcgcgcGTGCGCAGCCAGCACCAATCAGCGCTGAGGAAGGCGGGGGGGGCGGGGTTTCCCAGCGTGCCCTTCGCCTTCCGGGGCGCGGAGGGGTCGCGCCCGCGTTGCTGGGCGACGgcgggcggcgaggcggggggaGGCCGCCGCTCGGGCCCTGCGGCCGCCGAGGCTTGAGCTCAGGGGGTTGTCTCTCTCCCGACCGGGCTCCGTCGTGGCCCTACCGGTAGATAAACCTTGCTTGTTTACGTTTGGGAAGCCTCCGGGGTTTCTCGGTTCTGTTCTCCGCTT encodes the following:
- the SCAMP5 gene encoding secretory carrier-associated membrane protein 5, yielding MAEKVNNFPPLPRFIPLKPCFYQDFDAEIPPQHRTMAKRLYYLWMLNSITLAVNLVGCLAWLIGGGGAVNFGLAILWLILFTPCSYVCWFRPIYKAFKTDSSFSFMAFFFTFMAQLVISIIQAVGIPGWGVCGWIAAISFFGTNVGSAVVMLIPTVLFTGMAVFSFIALTMVHKFYRGSGGSFSKAQEEWTTGAWKNPQVQQAAQSAAMGAAQGAMMQHETQYSATPNYTYSNEM